GAGCACTCCAACCTGGTGACGGGTCCCATCCCCATGAACCGCTGGATCTACAGCACCTCCAAGCAGCTGCTGGACCGGGTGATCTGGGCCTACGGCTTCCAGCAGGGGTTGCAGTTCACCCTCTTCCGTCCCTTCAACTTTATGGGGCCCAAGCTGGACAGCCTGATGACGGCCAAGGAGGGCAGCTCCCGGCTGGTGACGCAGTTCGCCTGGAACCTCTTCAACGGCGAGCCCCTGAATCTGGTGGACGGGGGCAGCGCCCACCGCTGCTTCTGTGACATCCAGGACGCCATCGACGGGCTCATGGCCATCCTGGGCAACGAGGGGGGCAAGGCGGACGGCAAGATCTTCAACATCGGCAACCCCGCCAATGACGCCAGCGTCAAGGAGATCGCCGAGATGATGATCGCGATCTGGAAGGAGCACCCCTTCCGGAAGGAGCGGGGCATCGCCGAGGGCAGCATGGTGGTGACCTCCAGCGGCGACTTCTACGGCAAGGGCTACCAGGATGTGGACCGGCGCACCCCCAGCATCCAGCGGCTGCAGGAGGCCTTCGGGTACAGCCCCAAGGTGGGGATCCAGGAGTCCCTGCGGCGCACCCTCGACTTCTTCATCGAGGAGCACAAGGCCCTGGAGAAGGTCACCGAGACCGAGGCCTAGCCCTTCATGAGCATGAGCCGCAGGGAGCGTTGGCAGTTCGTCGGTATCTGGTTCTTCCTGGGTTTCGTCCCGCTGCTGATGCGCTCGCTCTGGCAGCCGGACGAGGCCCGCTATGCCGAGATCCCCCGGGAGATGCTGGCCTCGGGGGACTGGCTGACGCCCAAGCTGAACTACGTGCTCTACTTCGAGAAGCCGCCCCTGCAGTATTGGCTCTCGGCGCTCTCCATGAAGGTCTTCGGGGTGAACGCCGCGGCGGCACGGCTGCCCATGGCGCTGGCCACGGCCATCTCCATGTGGTGCGCCTGGCGCCTGGCGCGGCGACTGGGGGTGGAGAGGCCCATGCAGGCGGTCTTCATGGCGGCCACGGCGCTGATCGCGTACGCCTGCGGGCAGATCCTGACCCTGGACGCGCTCTTCTCGGCCTTCCTGGTGCTCTCGGTGACGGCTGGGATCGAGGCGGTGGCGGCCCGGTACCAGGAGAAGCCCGCCCTGGGGTGGACCCTGCTGGCCTTCGGGGCCCAGGCCCTGGCGGTGCTGACCAAGGGGCTGGCCGGCCCAGTGCTGCTGGGCGGGACGCTGCTCTGCAGCCTGCCCTGGGCCTGGCGGGAGCCCCGGCTGCGGCGGGCCTTCCTCAGGACCTTCTTCGACCCCCTGGGCTGGCTCCTGATGCTGGTGATCGCGGTGCCCTGGTTCGTGGCGGTGGACCGGGCGAATCCGGGCCATGCGCGCTTCTTCTTCATCCACGAGCACTTCGAGCGTTTCACCACCCACGAGCACCACCGCCAGGGATCCAAGAACCCGGTGCTGGACAAGCTCTACTTCGTGATCATCCTGGTGCCGGGGCTCTTCCCCTGGCTGGGGCGCTGTCTGGTGGGGCTGAGGGGGGCCTTCGGATTCCTGCGCCGCCAGGGCGGGCCCCAGAGCGGAGAGGCCCCCCTCCACCGCTGGACGGTTTCGGCCCTGCTGATGGCCTTTCTGGTGCCCTTGGTGTTCTTTTCGCTGTCGGGCTCCAAGCTGCCGCCCTACATCCTGCCGGTGGTGGTGCCCCTGGTGGCCATGGGGGCGGCCTGGCTGCCGGAGAAGGGCCCCTGGTCCCGCCCCATGGGCCGCGAGCTGTTCCTCCTGGGTTTGGCCTTCCTGGCTGCAGGTTTCATTCCGGGCCTCATCCAGGATCGCAGCCAGATCGAGTGGGTCTTTGTCCTCGGGGCGGCCTTTGCGGCCCTGGGCGCCTGGGGGAGGTGGGGCCGGGGGCTTGACCGGGAGCGCTTCTCGGCTCTGCTGGTGGCTCTCTGCCTCCTCTTCACCTGGGTGGTGAACCGCTCCCTGGGCTCCTCCAAGGCCCTCGACCGTCTGGCGCGCCAAGCCCCTGCAGACGCCCAGTGGATCAGCGCGGGCAACTACTTCCAGATCCTGCCCTTCATCGGTCGCTCACCGGTCACGGTGGTGTCCGGGACAGGGGAGTTGGATTACGGCGTGGGGCGCCTGTCCGAGACCGAGCGCGAGCGCCGCTTCAAGGCGCAGCCGGAGGAGCTGACTTCTGCGGCACTCGAGCTCCGAAAGGAGCAGCCTGGGCGTCCTGTGTACGCTCTGGTCACCCCCGGTCTCTGGCGTCATCTACCCGAAGAGCAGCACCGCGCCTGGGAGGATCTGGACCGGACCTCTTCGGCAGTGCTCCTCCGGCTCCGATGATCTATCTCGACAACAACGCCACCACCTGTCCTGCACCCGAAGTCATCGAGCTGGTGGCCTTCTGCATGCGCGAAGCCTACGGCAACCCCAGCTCGGGGCACGTGCTGGGCCTCGCCGCCGAGGGCCAGCTGGTGGCGGCGCGGGAGCGGGTGGCCGCCCTCCTGGGGGCCTCCCCCGCTGAGATCGTCTTCAACAGTGGGGGGACGGAAGGGCTGAACCACGCCTTCCGGGGTGTCTTCGAGGCCTTTCCGAAGAAGCGTCACTTCGTGAGCACCCTGGTGGAGCACAGTGCTGTCCTGGCTCTGGCCCGCTGGGTCCGCCGCCAGGGTGGGGAGGCCACCCTGGTGGGAGTGGACCCTGAGGGCCGTCTGGACCTGGCGGCCCTGGAGGCGGCCATCCGTCCGGATACCGCTCTGATTTCCGTCATGGCGGCCAACAACGAGACCGGCGTCATCTCTCCCCTGGAGGAGGTGGCAGCCCTGGCCAAGGCCAAGGGGGTGCTGCTCCATGTTGACGCGACCCAGGCGGCTGGGCGGATGCCCTTGGATGTGAAGCGCCTTGGTGTGGATCTGCTCAACCTCAGTGCGCACAAGTTCCATGGTCCCAAGGGGGCGGGCGCCCTCTACATCCGGCGGGGGCTGCGCCTGCCGCCCCTGATGCTGGGGGGGCACCAGGAGCGCGATCGCCGGGGGGGCACCGAGAACCTCCCTGCCCTCGCCGGGATGGGGCTGGCGGCTCGGCTGGCGGGGGAGGCCCTGTCGGAGATGGGCAGGGTGCGGGAGTTGCGGGACCGGCTGGAGCAGGGGATCCTGGCCCGGGTCAGCGGGTGCCGGGCCTTCGGGGCCGCTGCGCCCCGTCTGCCCAACACGAGCCTGATGGGCTTCGAGGGGGTGGATGGGGAGGCCCTCCAGCTCCGGCTCAGCGAGGCAGGCATCTGCTGCTCCACGGGCAGCGCCTGCACCACGGGCCAGAAGGAGCCCAGCCATGTGCTGCAGGCCATGGAGGCGGGCTCCATTGCCCGGGGCGCGCTGCGCCTCTCCCTGAGCCGCTTCACCACAGAACTCGAGGTGGAGACCGTTCTGGAGCTCCTGCCGCCCCTGGTGGCGGAGATCCGGCACCTGGGCGGCGGGCTGCGTTAGAATCCCCTCATCACCAGGATCACAGCCCATGATCGACCATCTCGGCAAGTATGAAATCATCCGCTCCCTCGGCAACGGCGCCATGGGGGAGGTCTTCCTGGCCCATCACCCCGTCATCGGACGGGAGGTGGCCATCAAGACCATCCTTCCGGGTGTGGCCAAGGGGGAGGATGCCGAGGCCCGCTTCCGGCGGGAGGCCGCGGCGGCAGGGCAGCTGAACCATCCCAACCTGGTGACCATCTACGACTTCGACAAGGATCAGGGGATCCTCTATCTGGTGATGGAATATGTGAAGGGGGATGACCTAGAGGATCTCATCCGGGAGCGGGGGCTTTCGCAATCCCAGTTCCTGGAGGTCCTGGCCCAGGTCTGCGACGGCCTGGGTTACGCCCATCGCAACGGGATCATCCACCGGGATGTCAAGCCCGCCAATGTGCGCGTGGTGCGGGATGGCAAGCGGATCCAGGCCAAGGTCATGGACTTCGGCATCGCCCGCATGGAGGACAGCAACATGACTTCCACTGGGATCGTCATGGGCACCGTCAGCTACATGGCCCCCGAGTACATCCAGAGCGGCAAGGCCAGCAACCTGACGGACCTCTTCGCCGTGGGGGTCATGCTCTACGAAGCGCTCACGGGAACGAAGCCCTTCGCCGGGGACAACACCACGACCGTCCTCTTCAAGATCGTGTCCGAGAATCCCCGTCCCATCGACCTGGAGAGCATCCAGGGCATCAGTCCCAGCGTTCGGGACATCCTGGACCGGACCCTGGCCAAGGACCCCGCCCGTCGCTATCCGAGTGCCGAGGAGCTGGCCAGGGCCCTGCGGGCCTGCAAGGATCCCAGCTGGACCGGTACCCTGGATGAATTCACAGCCGTGCTGGAGCGCAAGCAGGCCGAGATCACCGCGGCGACCCAGGTGGATGGCACGGTGATGCTGGACAGCCAGGCGACCGCCATGGTTCCGGCCCAGCCCGGTACGATGCTCATTCCGCCCGTGGTGGCGCCTCCGGTGGTGGTTTCCCAGGTGCCCCCCAAGGGGCGCACCGGGCTCTATGCAGGGGTCGCTGTGGTGGTCCTGGCCCTGGCGGGAGCCGGAGCCTGGATGGGGCTCAGGAAGCCGAAATCCGCGGCGGAGACCCCGGGGGCGGCTGCTGTCCCGCCGCCGCAGGGGGCCCCGGCCCAGGCCACCACGCCCTCCCTTTCCCCGGAACCCGGCAGCCAGGTCAAGACCCAAGTGAGTGCCCAGGTCCAGGTGCCCCGGGAGCAGCCCCAGCAGACGGCGGACCCTGCAGGGGTCAAGCCCCAGGTCCAGGCCGAACCCCCCAAGGCAGCCCCGCCGGTCCAGACCCCCCCCAAGGTCGAGGAATCCCCGGAGGCCCGCATGAGCCGGGCCATGGGGCTGCTCTCCAGTGACCCCCGCCAGGCCGCGGCCATCCTCCGGCCCCTGGCCTATGCCAAGCCCGATGATCCCCAGCTCCAGGGCAACTACCTGGCCGCCCTCTACCACGCCCGTCAGACCGCCGAGTTCGAGCGCGTGATGGGGGCGGCCAGGACCCGGGGCATGGGGGGGCTCAGGCTGATGGGGGCCAGCCCGGCCTTCAAGCATGCCTGCGGCGAGGAGCGGGCGGCCCAGAAAGCCCGCAATGGCACGAGCCTCTGGGAGCCCCTGGCCTTCGTCAGACTGCTCGGCATGCAATAAGAAGGCCTCCTTTTCAGGAGGCCTTCTTGGGGACCTCTGCGCAGAGCTACCAGATGGCCGGGCGCTCCTGCTCCTGGCGCACCATGGGGTTGCCGACGCCGCAGCCGAAGGCCTCGAAGAACTCGGGCATGTCGCTGAGGGGGCCATCGACCCGGAACTTGGCGGGGCTGTGGGGGTCGGTCTGCACCCGCAGACGGACCATGGCGTCCCGGGCGTGGAAGCGCCAAGCCTGGGCGTAGCCCAGGAAGAATCGCTGCTCGGGGGTGAAGCCGTCGATGATGCCTGGCTTGCCGGCCTTGGCCCACTGCTTCTTCAGGGCCTCGAAGGCGACCTTGAGCCCACCGATGTCGGCGATGTTCTCGCCCAGGGTGAGCTTTCCGTTGACGTGCAGTCCAGGCAGGGGCTCATAGGCGTCGTACTGCTTCACCACCAGGGCGGTGCGGGCGTCATAGGCCTTCTTGTCCTCGGGCGTCCACCAGTTCTTGAGGTTGCCCTGGGCGTCGTACTGGCAGCCCTGGTCGTCGAAGCCATGGGTCATCTCATGACCGATGACCATGCCGATGGCTCCGTAGTTCACGGCGTCGTCCGCCTTGGGGTCGAAGAAGGGGGGCTGGAGGATGCCCGCCGGGAAGACGATCTCGTTCATGTTGGGGCTGTAGTAGGCATTCACCGTCTGGGGGGTCATGTCCCACTCGCCGCGGTCGATGGGCTGGCCCAGCTTGGCCAGATTGCGCTGGAACTCGAAGCGGGCGGCCCGGCGCTCGTTCTCCAGAAAGCTGCCGCGGGTGACCTCAAGCTTGCTGTAGTCCCGCCACTTGTCCGGGTAGCCGATCTTGAGCCCGAAGGTCTCCAGCTTGTGGAGGGCCTGCTGTCGGGTGACCTCGCTCATCCAGGGGGCGGCCTGGATCCGCTCACTCAGGGCGGCCTTCAGGTTGCCCACCAGCTCGATCATCTTGGCCTTGGACTCGGGGGGGAAGGCCTTGGCCACGTAGAGCTGGCCCACCAGCTCACCCAGGGCCTCGCCCGTGGCGTCCTGCACCCGCTTCCAGCGCTCCTGGCGCTGCTCGGCTCCCTGGAGCGTCTTGCCATAGAAGGCGAAGGACTCCTGTCCGAAGCGGTCGGGAAGGGCGCTGCTGTAGGCCCGGACGGCATGCCAGCGCAGATAGGTCCGCCACTGGGCAAGCGGGGTTCCGGCCGCCAGGGCCCCGAAGGCCTTGAAGAAGGCGGGCTGACCTACCACCAGGTCCTTCTGGGGCTTCAGGCCGATGGCCTTGAAGTAGCTGCTCCAGGCGAAGCCCGGGGCGCTCTTCTCCAGCTCGGCGGGGGTGAGCTTGTGGTAGTTGGCCTGGGGGTCCCGCAGCTCTACCCGGGTCCTGGAGGCCTCGGCCAGCTTGGTCTCCAGGGTCAGCACCGTCTTGGCCTCGGCGGCCGCCTTCGGAGCGGAGTCGCCCAGCAGGCGGAACATGGTGGCCACATGGGCTTCGTACTTCGCCTTCAGCTCCAGGGACTTGGCGTCTGTGCGGGTGTAGTAGTCGCGATCGGGCAGACCCAGGCCTCCCTGGCTGAGCTGGAGAATATAGTGGCTGCTGTCCTTGTCATCCTGGCCGACATACATCGAAAAAGCGGCATGGGAGACACCTTCCTGGTGGAGTCCCCCCAGGACCGACGCGAGGGTGGCGGAGCTGGTGACGCCCTTGATCCGGGCCAGGGTGGGGGCGAAGGGCTTGAGTCCGGCCTTCTCGATGGCCTTCCCGTCCATGCCCGAGGCGTAGTAGTCGCCCACCTTCTGGGTGGCGGAGCCCGGCAGGGCCCTGGCTGCGGCCGCCTCCTCCAGCAGGGTGCGGATGAGCTTCCGGTTGTTCTCGTAGAGCTCGTTGAAGGCCCCCCAGCTGGTCTGGTCGGCCGGAATGGGGTTGTGGGCGATCCACTGGCCATTGGCGTAGCGGAAGAAGTCTTCGCAGGGCTTTACCGCGGTGTCCAGGTTGCCCCGGTCAATGCCGTGGGGTGCCGTCTGGGCGGCCAGGGGGGCGAGCCCGAGGGTGAGGGCGAGGGCGAGTCCTGAGAGGCGAGGGAGCGGGATGGGCATGGATTCTCCAGGAAGGGACTAGGCCCGTCCTCAAGGGGCGGGCCCTCTTGATACGATGCCTCGTTGGAGTGGATTAGTCCGGAGATGGGCTCAGGCGGGGGGCAGCGCCTTGGCGGAAAGCCGGATCCCATCCACGATGGCATGCTGCAGATCCTTGATCTGGTAAGGCTTCTGTATGAAGCCCGAGGGCATTCCGTCGCCGAAGGTGTGGCGGATGTCCTGCTCGCTGTAGCCGCTGCTCAGGATGATACAGGCCTTGGGATCCAGGGTGCGGATCCGCTGGAGGGCCTCCTTCCCATCGAGACGCGGCATGGTCAGGTCCATGAGCACGGCCCGGATCTCATCCCGGTACTCCCGGTAGACCTCTACGGCCTCCAGTCCGTCGGCGGCCGTCAGGACCGTGAAGCCCAGGGATTCCAGGGCGATGCAGGCGTTCTCGCGGATGTCCGGCTCGTCATCCACCACCAGGATGGTGCCCTCGGCCCGGATGGGCAGGGCGGGCGATACATAGTCCGGAGGGAGGACAGCGCCCCGGGCGGCGGGGAAGAAGAGCTTGAAGACGCTGCCCCGGTCGAGCTCGCTGTAGATCCTGATGCCGGCCCGGTGCCCCCGGAGAATGCCGAGCATGGCGGAGAGGCCCAACCCCTTGCCCTGGCTCTTGGTGGTGAAAAAGGGATCGAAGATGCGTTCCATCACCTTGCGACTCATGCCGCAGCCGGAGTCGCTGACCTCCAGGACGACGAAGAGCCCGGGGTCGATGAGTTGATCCGGGAAGGTGAGCGAAATAAAGCTTTCATTTATTTCAACGCAGCGCGTGCTGATGCTGATG
The sequence above is drawn from the uncultured Holophaga sp. genome and encodes:
- a CDS encoding bifunctional UDP-4-keto-pentose/UDP-xylose synthase — its product is MKILILGVNGFIGSHLTDRILADTDWEIYGMDLGSHKVAEHLEHPRFHFVEGDISISREWIEYHVKKCDVVLPLVAIATPKVYVTDPLRVFELDFEENLRIVRQCVKYKKRVVFPSTSEVYGMCEDASFDEEHSNLVTGPIPMNRWIYSTSKQLLDRVIWAYGFQQGLQFTLFRPFNFMGPKLDSLMTAKEGSSRLVTQFAWNLFNGEPLNLVDGGSAHRCFCDIQDAIDGLMAILGNEGGKADGKIFNIGNPANDASVKEIAEMMIAIWKEHPFRKERGIAEGSMVVTSSGDFYGKGYQDVDRRTPSIQRLQEAFGYSPKVGIQESLRRTLDFFIEEHKALEKVTETEA
- a CDS encoding glycosyltransferase family 39 protein produces the protein MSMSRRERWQFVGIWFFLGFVPLLMRSLWQPDEARYAEIPREMLASGDWLTPKLNYVLYFEKPPLQYWLSALSMKVFGVNAAAARLPMALATAISMWCAWRLARRLGVERPMQAVFMAATALIAYACGQILTLDALFSAFLVLSVTAGIEAVAARYQEKPALGWTLLAFGAQALAVLTKGLAGPVLLGGTLLCSLPWAWREPRLRRAFLRTFFDPLGWLLMLVIAVPWFVAVDRANPGHARFFFIHEHFERFTTHEHHRQGSKNPVLDKLYFVIILVPGLFPWLGRCLVGLRGAFGFLRRQGGPQSGEAPLHRWTVSALLMAFLVPLVFFSLSGSKLPPYILPVVVPLVAMGAAWLPEKGPWSRPMGRELFLLGLAFLAAGFIPGLIQDRSQIEWVFVLGAAFAALGAWGRWGRGLDRERFSALLVALCLLFTWVVNRSLGSSKALDRLARQAPADAQWISAGNYFQILPFIGRSPVTVVSGTGELDYGVGRLSETERERRFKAQPEELTSAALELRKEQPGRPVYALVTPGLWRHLPEEQHRAWEDLDRTSSAVLLRLR
- a CDS encoding aminotransferase class V-fold PLP-dependent enzyme, with amino-acid sequence MIYLDNNATTCPAPEVIELVAFCMREAYGNPSSGHVLGLAAEGQLVAARERVAALLGASPAEIVFNSGGTEGLNHAFRGVFEAFPKKRHFVSTLVEHSAVLALARWVRRQGGEATLVGVDPEGRLDLAALEAAIRPDTALISVMAANNETGVISPLEEVAALAKAKGVLLHVDATQAAGRMPLDVKRLGVDLLNLSAHKFHGPKGAGALYIRRGLRLPPLMLGGHQERDRRGGTENLPALAGMGLAARLAGEALSEMGRVRELRDRLEQGILARVSGCRAFGAAAPRLPNTSLMGFEGVDGEALQLRLSEAGICCSTGSACTTGQKEPSHVLQAMEAGSIARGALRLSLSRFTTELEVETVLELLPPLVAEIRHLGGGLR
- a CDS encoding protein kinase, which produces MIDHLGKYEIIRSLGNGAMGEVFLAHHPVIGREVAIKTILPGVAKGEDAEARFRREAAAAGQLNHPNLVTIYDFDKDQGILYLVMEYVKGDDLEDLIRERGLSQSQFLEVLAQVCDGLGYAHRNGIIHRDVKPANVRVVRDGKRIQAKVMDFGIARMEDSNMTSTGIVMGTVSYMAPEYIQSGKASNLTDLFAVGVMLYEALTGTKPFAGDNTTTVLFKIVSENPRPIDLESIQGISPSVRDILDRTLAKDPARRYPSAEELARALRACKDPSWTGTLDEFTAVLERKQAEITAATQVDGTVMLDSQATAMVPAQPGTMLIPPVVAPPVVVSQVPPKGRTGLYAGVAVVVLALAGAGAWMGLRKPKSAAETPGAAAVPPPQGAPAQATTPSLSPEPGSQVKTQVSAQVQVPREQPQQTADPAGVKPQVQAEPPKAAPPVQTPPKVEESPEARMSRAMGLLSSDPRQAAAILRPLAYAKPDDPQLQGNYLAALYHARQTAEFERVMGAARTRGMGGLRLMGASPAFKHACGEERAAQKARNGTSLWEPLAFVRLLGMQ
- a CDS encoding M13 family metallopeptidase — encoded protein: MPIPLPRLSGLALALTLGLAPLAAQTAPHGIDRGNLDTAVKPCEDFFRYANGQWIAHNPIPADQTSWGAFNELYENNRKLIRTLLEEAAAARALPGSATQKVGDYYASGMDGKAIEKAGLKPFAPTLARIKGVTSSATLASVLGGLHQEGVSHAAFSMYVGQDDKDSSHYILQLSQGGLGLPDRDYYTRTDAKSLELKAKYEAHVATMFRLLGDSAPKAAAEAKTVLTLETKLAEASRTRVELRDPQANYHKLTPAELEKSAPGFAWSSYFKAIGLKPQKDLVVGQPAFFKAFGALAAGTPLAQWRTYLRWHAVRAYSSALPDRFGQESFAFYGKTLQGAEQRQERWKRVQDATGEALGELVGQLYVAKAFPPESKAKMIELVGNLKAALSERIQAAPWMSEVTRQQALHKLETFGLKIGYPDKWRDYSKLEVTRGSFLENERRAARFEFQRNLAKLGQPIDRGEWDMTPQTVNAYYSPNMNEIVFPAGILQPPFFDPKADDAVNYGAIGMVIGHEMTHGFDDQGCQYDAQGNLKNWWTPEDKKAYDARTALVVKQYDAYEPLPGLHVNGKLTLGENIADIGGLKVAFEALKKQWAKAGKPGIIDGFTPEQRFFLGYAQAWRFHARDAMVRLRVQTDPHSPAKFRVDGPLSDMPEFFEAFGCGVGNPMVRQEQERPAIW